One Actinospica robiniae DSM 44927 genomic region harbors:
- a CDS encoding GNAT family N-acetyltransferase, with protein MSSLEIRRARFAELDVPTLYALLKLRQDVFVVEQNCAFPEIDGRDAEPGVMHLWVADEEGPLSYLRVFEDEGDGVARIGRVVTAAHVRGRGLSARLMTAALELVGDAPSQLDAQVESASFYARFGFFVAGPEYLEDDIPHVLMTRAGRAVG; from the coding sequence ATGAGCTCACTCGAAATCCGGCGCGCCCGTTTCGCCGAACTCGACGTCCCGACGTTGTACGCGCTGCTCAAGCTGCGGCAGGACGTGTTCGTCGTCGAGCAGAACTGCGCGTTCCCGGAGATCGACGGCCGAGACGCGGAGCCCGGCGTCATGCATCTGTGGGTCGCAGACGAAGAGGGCCCGCTGTCCTACTTGAGGGTGTTCGAGGACGAGGGCGATGGCGTCGCCCGCATCGGCCGCGTCGTCACCGCCGCCCACGTGCGTGGCCGCGGCCTGAGCGCGCGGCTGATGACGGCCGCGCTGGAACTCGTCGGCGATGCCCCCTCGCAGCTTGACGCCCAGGTGGAGAGCGCGTCGTTCTATGCCCGATTTGGATTTTTTGTCGCAGGGCCGGAGTACCTTGAAGATGACATTCCACATGTGCTCATGACGAGGGCCGGTCGAGCAGTCGGCTGA
- a CDS encoding glycosyltransferase: MRILFTFIGGSGHLRPLLPFAQAARAAGHTVAVAGRGSRIDEIAGAGFTGIPTSPPNHRPPGAEEDPLTAPDRQREEQVMREAFAGGGARTHAEAVRRIALDWKPDVIVRDEVDFGSAIAAESLGIPTASVVVLLAGGLIRPDVVAEPLDELRAEYELDPDPDLTKLPGQLVIMPAPQILRDPRYALPAGTFYCRPSHAVAVTTPTNERPKVYFTLGTIDTFRELFDKVLAAARTIPVDLVVTVGPKLDPASFGPQPENVRIERFIPQDEILPTTDLVIAHGGSGTLVGSLAHGLPSILLPLGADQPHNADRCVALGTACQLDPITFTSKDAADCIMELTGKVAGVSFHEAARRVQAEINALPSPERAVALIEQLR, translated from the coding sequence GTGCGTATTCTCTTCACATTCATCGGTGGCAGCGGCCATCTGCGCCCTTTGCTTCCCTTCGCGCAGGCAGCACGGGCCGCGGGTCACACCGTCGCCGTAGCCGGACGGGGCAGCCGCATCGACGAGATCGCCGGCGCTGGCTTCACCGGCATCCCGACCAGCCCGCCCAACCACCGGCCGCCCGGCGCGGAAGAGGACCCGCTCACCGCCCCCGATCGCCAGCGCGAAGAACAGGTGATGCGCGAGGCCTTCGCCGGGGGCGGCGCCCGGACCCACGCGGAGGCAGTGCGCCGAATCGCCCTCGACTGGAAACCGGATGTGATCGTCCGCGATGAGGTCGACTTCGGCTCGGCGATCGCCGCGGAATCACTGGGCATCCCGACCGCCTCGGTCGTCGTGCTGCTCGCCGGCGGCCTCATCCGCCCGGACGTCGTCGCCGAGCCGCTCGACGAGCTGCGCGCCGAGTACGAGCTCGACCCGGACCCGGACCTGACCAAACTGCCCGGCCAGCTCGTGATCATGCCGGCGCCGCAGATCCTGCGCGATCCCCGCTACGCACTGCCCGCCGGTACCTTCTACTGCCGGCCAAGCCACGCCGTGGCAGTAACGACACCGACGAACGAGCGACCGAAGGTGTACTTCACGCTGGGCACGATCGACACGTTCCGGGAGCTGTTCGACAAGGTCCTCGCAGCCGCACGGACGATCCCGGTCGATCTGGTGGTGACTGTCGGCCCGAAGCTCGACCCGGCGTCCTTCGGCCCTCAGCCGGAAAATGTGAGGATCGAACGCTTCATCCCGCAGGACGAGATTCTTCCCACGACGGATCTCGTCATCGCACACGGCGGATCCGGCACTCTCGTCGGCTCGCTCGCGCACGGACTGCCTTCGATCCTGCTCCCCCTCGGCGCTGACCAGCCGCACAATGCCGACCGCTGCGTCGCGCTGGGCACGGCCTGTCAGCTCGACCCGATAACGTTCACCTCGAAGGACGCCGCCGACTGCATCATGGAACTGACGGGCAAGGTGGCGGGCGTTTCATTCCATGAAGCCGCCAGGCGGGTGCAAGCGGAGATCAACGCGTTGCCTAGTCCGGAGCGGGCTGTGGCGCTGATCGAGCAGCTGAGGTAG
- a CDS encoding sensor histidine kinase, giving the protein MAGKFGQRRGRSLLRSWFTATGHGWALLGVSVWHAVVFTFVIGSISVSSIGAGLVLLPPSLVLLRKAANAARQRASKWSGVEIAVPYQPLPEPGVNFASKTARLWAQMSDPQTWRDLAWAILDPLVGAFLASLAAGLFLYGVYGYVIGIFWDPLTHAGMNDWYTFIHVGQAGHLTFLRWCAIPVGTAFIAGSVWAAPALIRTHGRWTAVLLGPTTQARQEALTHRVARLTATRADAVDTQAAELRRIERDLHDGAQARLVAMGMNLGAAEALLDKHPEAARALLVEAREASAKALTELRELVRGIHPPVLADRGLGDAVRALALDSALPVEVTVDVPGRLEPAVESAAYFAISELLTNVSKHAHARSVRIDLWHRDQRLRVTCTDDGRGGAAVAGVDGTPVGAERAGGTGLAGIERRIGTFDGVMAVHSPVGGPTTVTLEIPCVSSLAKTSTS; this is encoded by the coding sequence ATGGCAGGGAAGTTCGGACAAAGGCGCGGACGATCGCTGCTGCGGTCCTGGTTTACCGCGACCGGGCATGGTTGGGCGCTGCTCGGAGTGAGTGTGTGGCACGCGGTTGTGTTCACCTTCGTCATCGGCTCGATCTCCGTCTCCTCGATCGGCGCGGGTTTGGTCCTGCTGCCGCCGAGCCTGGTGTTGCTACGCAAGGCTGCCAACGCGGCTCGGCAGCGCGCATCAAAGTGGAGCGGTGTGGAGATCGCGGTGCCGTATCAGCCGCTGCCCGAGCCCGGAGTGAACTTCGCGTCGAAGACGGCGCGGTTGTGGGCGCAGATGTCCGACCCGCAGACGTGGCGTGACCTGGCGTGGGCGATTCTGGATCCGCTCGTCGGGGCCTTTCTCGCCTCGCTCGCCGCCGGCCTGTTCCTCTACGGCGTCTACGGCTACGTCATCGGGATCTTCTGGGATCCGCTCACCCACGCGGGGATGAACGACTGGTACACCTTCATCCACGTCGGGCAAGCGGGCCACCTCACGTTCCTACGCTGGTGCGCGATACCGGTCGGAACGGCGTTCATCGCCGGCAGCGTTTGGGCGGCGCCGGCGTTGATCCGGACGCATGGCCGCTGGACGGCGGTTCTGCTCGGACCGACCACGCAAGCGCGTCAGGAAGCGCTGACCCACCGTGTCGCCAGGCTCACCGCGACGCGCGCCGACGCCGTCGATACCCAAGCTGCGGAACTACGTCGGATCGAACGCGATCTCCACGACGGAGCTCAAGCGCGGCTGGTCGCCATGGGCATGAACCTCGGCGCGGCCGAAGCGCTGTTGGACAAGCATCCGGAAGCCGCCCGCGCGCTGCTCGTCGAGGCCCGCGAAGCATCGGCCAAGGCGCTGACCGAACTCAGGGAGCTGGTCCGCGGCATCCACCCGCCGGTCCTTGCCGATCGAGGGCTCGGCGACGCGGTACGCGCGCTCGCCCTCGACAGCGCGCTCCCGGTGGAGGTCACGGTGGACGTCCCCGGACGCCTCGAGCCTGCGGTCGAGTCCGCCGCCTACTTCGCTATCAGCGAACTGCTCACGAATGTCTCCAAGCACGCGCACGCCCGATCCGTGCGAATAGACCTCTGGCATCGAGACCAGCGACTGCGTGTGACGTGCACGGATGACGGCCGCGGCGGCGCCGCGGTTGCCGGTGTGGACGGCACGCCAGTGGGCGCAGAACGGGCGGGCGGGACCGGGCTCGCGGGAATCGAGCGCAGGATCGGTACATTCGACGGCGTCATGGCCGTACACAGCCCCGTCGGCGGCCCCACCACCGTGACACTGGAGATCCCTTGCGTGTCGTCCTTGGCGAAGACCTCTACCTCCTGA
- a CDS encoding response regulator — protein MRVVLGEDLYLLREGLARLLEAHGCEIVAAVGDGPSLLAAMLEHRPDVALVDVRLPPTFTDEGLKAALAARERIPGLPVLVLSQYVERLYARELLADGAGAVGYLLKDRVFDAAQFVDAVRRVAGGGTAMDPEVIAKLLARGASEPLGMLTPREREVLGLMAEGRSNAAIAAKLVVTERAVAKHTSNIFSKLDLPPSDDDNRRVLAVLAYLDR, from the coding sequence TTGCGTGTCGTCCTTGGCGAAGACCTCTACCTCCTGAGGGAAGGCCTGGCCCGTCTGCTCGAAGCCCACGGCTGCGAGATCGTCGCAGCCGTGGGCGACGGTCCGTCCTTGCTGGCCGCGATGCTCGAACATCGGCCGGACGTGGCGTTGGTCGACGTCAGGCTTCCCCCCACGTTCACCGATGAGGGGCTGAAGGCCGCGCTGGCGGCCCGTGAGCGCATCCCCGGTCTGCCGGTGTTGGTGCTGTCGCAGTACGTCGAACGCCTCTACGCGCGGGAGTTGCTGGCCGATGGTGCCGGCGCGGTCGGCTACCTGCTCAAGGACCGGGTCTTCGACGCCGCGCAGTTCGTGGACGCCGTGCGACGCGTCGCCGGCGGCGGCACGGCGATGGACCCGGAAGTGATCGCGAAGCTGCTGGCACGCGGCGCGTCCGAGCCTCTGGGCATGCTGACTCCGCGCGAACGGGAAGTACTCGGACTGATGGCGGAGGGCCGGTCCAACGCGGCCATCGCGGCGAAGCTGGTGGTCACCGAGCGGGCCGTGGCGAAGCACACCTCGAACATCTTCAGCAAACTGGACCTTCCGCCCTCCGACGACGACAACCGCCGCGTGCTAGCGGTGCTCGCCTATTTGGACCGGTAG
- the dmpI gene encoding 4-oxalocrotonate tautomerase DmpI: MPIVTVQQGPRSVELKRELVAKITDAFVDALKVPADTVQVWIQETPAENWAVAGRLIADRTN; this comes from the coding sequence ATGCCCATCGTCACCGTTCAGCAGGGCCCGCGCAGCGTCGAGCTCAAGCGCGAGCTGGTCGCCAAGATCACCGACGCCTTCGTGGACGCGCTCAAGGTGCCCGCCGACACCGTCCAGGTGTGGATTCAGGAGACCCCGGCCGAGAACTGGGCCGTGGCCGGCCGGCTCATCGCGGACCGGACGAATTGA
- a CDS encoding GNAT family N-acetyltransferase: protein MTSLASALEPIARHPLVPPSPWLEAVPLAGEHVALEPLGLEHAAELFAALDHEDVWRYIPGARPTNEDEMAANIHGMLRLQALGQRVPWLYRDPASGAAIGTSSYCPPEERQRSVHIGGTMTARAYWRTGVNTEAKLLLMTHAFETLGAVRVEWQTDHLNERSQAAIARLGAQREGVLRKHKQRHDGTWRDSVFFGLLDTEWPTAKERLLERLAAHR, encoded by the coding sequence GTGACGTCGCTCGCCTCCGCCCTGGAGCCCATCGCCCGCCACCCGCTCGTCCCGCCGTCGCCGTGGCTCGAGGCGGTTCCGCTGGCCGGCGAACACGTCGCGCTCGAGCCACTGGGCCTCGAACACGCGGCGGAACTCTTCGCAGCGCTCGATCATGAGGACGTCTGGCGCTACATCCCGGGTGCGCGCCCGACCAACGAAGACGAGATGGCGGCCAACATCCACGGCATGCTGCGGCTGCAAGCGCTCGGCCAGCGCGTGCCGTGGCTCTACCGCGACCCGGCCAGCGGCGCCGCGATCGGCACCTCGTCCTACTGCCCGCCGGAAGAGCGGCAGCGCTCCGTGCACATCGGCGGCACGATGACGGCGCGTGCGTACTGGCGCACCGGCGTGAACACCGAAGCGAAGCTCCTGCTGATGACACACGCCTTCGAAACGCTCGGCGCGGTTCGGGTCGAGTGGCAGACCGATCATCTCAACGAGCGTTCTCAGGCCGCGATCGCCCGGCTCGGCGCTCAGCGAGAAGGCGTGCTGCGCAAGCACAAGCAGCGCCACGACGGCACCTGGCGCGACTCGGTGTTCTTCGGCCTTCTCGACACCGAGTGGCCGACCGCGAAGGAGCGGCTGCTCGAAAGGCTCGCCGCCCACCGCTGA
- a CDS encoding glycoside hydrolase family 6 protein has product MNATTLKVPEARMELMIENAVMRVTWHIPGRRARLLAGAVLLAAAVGVTAAVSQSSACAATIPEQTGALSAGTHFYLDPHSAVAYWDANNANSPYEPAINARIGAVPAAVWFTTYDPDRITARVSSVTSAATAQGAVPVLVLYAIPEVNCTKNAVGAAPNVADYESWATAFAAGLGGHKVIVIVEPDGLASQTCLNSQEASQRDAAIAFAGRAVHQADAAARVYFDAGNSAWNPASVQAKRLQAADVVGSADGIFSNVSNFRSTADEVAYDKRILADLGNPSSLHIVIDTSRNGNGPGNTWCDPSGRALGHLPTVDTGSSVVDAYLWIKDPGQADGCAASAGAFDPALAYALIANGPGGAGPYAAKTPTAPPSQLSGAASTQPSTAPSSSTTNAGDIASAADTKAGGCGG; this is encoded by the coding sequence GTGAACGCGACCACCTTGAAGGTTCCCGAAGCTCGCATGGAGCTCATGATAGAGAATGCAGTCATGCGTGTGACGTGGCACATACCCGGGCGTCGGGCCCGGCTCCTTGCCGGAGCGGTTCTGCTCGCGGCTGCTGTTGGCGTGACAGCCGCGGTGAGCCAGAGTTCGGCTTGCGCCGCGACGATCCCGGAACAGACCGGAGCTCTATCCGCGGGCACGCACTTCTACCTCGATCCGCATTCGGCTGTCGCGTACTGGGACGCCAACAACGCGAACAGCCCGTACGAACCGGCCATCAATGCCCGGATAGGCGCGGTACCCGCGGCTGTCTGGTTCACCACCTATGATCCGGATCGCATTACTGCACGCGTGTCCAGTGTCACCTCTGCCGCAACGGCTCAGGGCGCTGTCCCGGTGCTTGTGCTGTACGCGATACCCGAGGTCAACTGCACGAAGAACGCGGTCGGCGCGGCACCGAACGTCGCCGACTACGAGTCCTGGGCCACGGCCTTCGCGGCAGGCCTGGGCGGGCATAAGGTGATCGTCATCGTGGAGCCGGATGGATTGGCGTCGCAGACGTGCCTCAACTCGCAGGAGGCCTCTCAGCGTGATGCGGCAATCGCCTTCGCGGGACGTGCCGTGCACCAGGCCGACGCGGCGGCGCGTGTCTACTTCGATGCCGGCAACTCGGCCTGGAACCCGGCCTCCGTGCAGGCGAAGCGACTGCAGGCCGCGGACGTGGTGGGAAGCGCGGACGGCATCTTCTCGAACGTGTCCAACTTCCGTTCCACCGCGGACGAGGTGGCCTACGACAAGCGGATCCTGGCGGACTTGGGCAACCCCTCCAGCCTGCACATCGTGATCGATACAAGTCGCAACGGGAACGGGCCGGGCAACACGTGGTGCGATCCGTCAGGGCGCGCGCTGGGGCATCTGCCCACGGTCGACACGGGCAGTTCGGTTGTCGACGCCTACCTGTGGATCAAGGATCCGGGGCAGGCAGACGGCTGCGCGGCCTCGGCCGGGGCCTTCGATCCCGCGCTTGCCTACGCGTTGATCGCGAACGGACCCGGGGGAGCAGGCCCTTACGCGGCAAAAACGCCGACGGCCCCGCCCTCGCAGCTTTCGGGAGCCGCATCGACGCAGCCGTCGACCGCCCCGTCTTCGAGCACGACGAACGCCGGGGACATCGCGAGCGCTGCGGACACGAAGGCGGGCGGCTGCGGCGGCTGA
- a CDS encoding DUF3224 domain-containing protein, translating into MVAFTSASIAPDAAASIEKHYEGDIAGHSATLFATSHDQCDDVSSCRGVEECTCVALESFEGTVSGRNGAFDFAHSPATADANTTCADKIFRIVPASGTGLLTGIHGTGGMAIDADGTHRIWFDYELG; encoded by the coding sequence GTGGTCGCGTTCACGTCGGCCTCGATCGCCCCGGACGCGGCCGCGAGCATAGAGAAGCACTACGAGGGTGACATTGCCGGACACTCGGCTACTTTGTTCGCAACTTCCCACGACCAGTGCGATGACGTCAGCTCGTGCAGGGGCGTGGAGGAATGCACATGCGTCGCCCTCGAGTCCTTCGAAGGCACGGTGAGCGGGCGCAACGGCGCGTTCGACTTCGCCCATTCGCCCGCGACTGCAGACGCCAACACCACCTGCGCCGACAAGATCTTCCGCATCGTGCCTGCCAGCGGCACAGGCCTGCTCACCGGCATCCACGGCACTGGCGGCATGGCGATCGACGCGGACGGCACGCACCGCATCTGGTTCGACTACGAACTGGGCTGA
- a CDS encoding tyrosine-protein phosphatase yields MERKIEFERLFNIRDLGGLRTKDGRAVRSGLLYRADGLFKLNDASAEDLRRFAKLDLRTVIDLRYPWEIERQGKVPGAAALAWHNLSIEHRPYDQTVDKPDQPSERFFADRYAETALDGKAQVRTALEVIADADSAPLAFHCKSGKDRTGIIAALILTLMDVPEAEIVADYALTEEARPQFLADWYAQNGAGTAAPMRHVFRAPARAMELFLLELARDYGSVLEYIASTGADVPALASALRDRYLD; encoded by the coding sequence GTGGAGCGCAAGATCGAGTTCGAGCGACTGTTCAACATCCGCGACCTCGGAGGGTTGCGCACCAAGGACGGCCGCGCGGTGCGATCAGGCCTTTTGTACCGGGCCGACGGGCTGTTCAAGCTCAATGACGCGAGCGCCGAGGACCTTCGGCGGTTCGCGAAGCTGGACCTGCGCACGGTGATCGATCTGAGGTACCCGTGGGAGATCGAGCGCCAGGGTAAGGTCCCCGGCGCGGCGGCGCTGGCCTGGCACAATCTGAGCATCGAGCACCGGCCGTACGACCAGACTGTGGACAAGCCGGACCAGCCATCGGAACGCTTCTTCGCCGACCGCTACGCGGAAACCGCCCTCGACGGGAAGGCCCAGGTGCGCACGGCACTCGAGGTGATCGCAGACGCGGACAGCGCGCCACTGGCGTTCCACTGCAAGAGCGGGAAGGACCGCACCGGCATCATCGCGGCTCTGATACTCACGCTGATGGACGTCCCCGAGGCTGAGATCGTCGCGGATTATGCGCTCACCGAGGAGGCCCGTCCGCAATTCCTGGCGGACTGGTACGCCCAAAACGGTGCAGGCACCGCGGCTCCCATGCGCCACGTCTTCCGCGCTCCTGCCCGCGCGATGGAGTTGTTCCTGCTCGAACTCGCCCGCGACTACGGCTCCGTGCTCGAGTACATAGCGTCCACCGGTGCGGACGTGCCGGCGCTGGCCTCGGCTTTGCGCGATCGGTACCTCGACTGA
- a CDS encoding TetR/AcrR family transcriptional regulator — MTGKNAVEPPVRRRTRLAPAERRASILAAATEVFGRVGYQKAKMSDVAAAVGVTEPVVFQNFGTKSALYVAVIEQVGEHAREAFARRTWHGTGVRGALEEILSPGHIEAMHTGAGHGVLFADAMSLIADPEIGAAARQAVGVLADALAEMVSEGRRAGEFRADLDPDAASWSILSLMASYYFRVAVMPDRADLQEGISDLLLRSLTD, encoded by the coding sequence GTGACCGGCAAAAACGCTGTCGAGCCCCCCGTCCGCCGCCGTACCCGCCTGGCTCCGGCCGAGCGGCGCGCCTCGATCCTTGCCGCGGCCACCGAGGTGTTCGGCCGCGTCGGGTACCAGAAGGCGAAGATGTCGGACGTGGCCGCCGCCGTCGGGGTGACCGAGCCGGTGGTGTTCCAGAACTTCGGGACGAAGTCCGCGCTCTACGTCGCCGTGATCGAGCAGGTGGGAGAGCACGCGCGGGAGGCGTTCGCGCGGCGGACGTGGCACGGCACGGGGGTGCGGGGAGCGCTCGAGGAGATCCTCTCGCCCGGCCATATCGAGGCGATGCACACCGGCGCCGGGCACGGAGTGCTGTTCGCGGACGCCATGAGCCTGATCGCGGATCCGGAGATCGGCGCGGCTGCCCGGCAGGCCGTGGGGGTGCTGGCCGACGCGCTGGCCGAGATGGTGAGCGAGGGGCGTCGCGCAGGCGAGTTCCGCGCGGATCTGGATCCGGATGCCGCGTCCTGGAGCATCCTGTCGCTGATGGCCTCGTACTACTTCCGAGTGGCCGTGATGCCGGATCGTGCGGACCTACAGGAAGGCATCTCTGACCTTCTGCTCAGGTCTCTGACCGACTAG
- a CDS encoding class I SAM-dependent methyltransferase — translation MSLASRIHGSHQHGHNHNQTPDGGRDQRQNHLVEQDGDHDHDRTFADSHGYGDGQPAGRGQTLTDGHGRGHGWHGSGDGSGNDSGHGHDRGHAHGHAGAHGNADTTGITLHHSRSYDGFVNAFFAGRRPAVFRKLAGLSGAEPGDRALDVGCGTGYLTSMLAAAVAPGGSVSGVDASAAMVAEANRLRSSTHCTYTVGAAERLEFEDGRFDVVTSSLMLHHLPTELRVPALREMRRVLRPGGRVLIAEFRPPRTGLGRRVVGAITDPAMQEDQRPLLPGLFREAGFPAPLTGDLRPWVTYAIATRG, via the coding sequence ATGTCACTCGCCAGCCGCATTCACGGCTCGCACCAGCACGGGCACAACCACAACCAGACGCCCGACGGAGGCCGGGACCAGCGCCAGAACCACCTCGTCGAGCAGGATGGGGACCACGACCACGACCGGACTTTCGCCGACAGCCACGGCTACGGTGACGGCCAACCCGCTGGGCGCGGCCAAACTCTCACCGACGGGCATGGCCGTGGCCACGGGTGGCACGGCTCGGGGGACGGTTCAGGGAACGACTCAGGGCACGGGCACGATCGCGGGCATGCGCACGGCCACGCCGGCGCTCACGGCAACGCGGACACCACCGGTATCACGCTCCATCACAGCCGGAGCTACGACGGCTTCGTCAACGCGTTCTTCGCCGGACGGAGGCCCGCGGTCTTCCGCAAGCTCGCCGGATTGAGCGGTGCCGAGCCGGGCGACCGGGCACTCGATGTCGGCTGCGGCACGGGATATCTGACCAGCATGCTCGCCGCAGCCGTGGCGCCCGGCGGCTCGGTCAGCGGAGTGGACGCATCGGCCGCCATGGTCGCCGAGGCAAACCGGCTCCGCTCGTCGACTCACTGCACGTACACCGTCGGGGCGGCCGAACGCTTGGAATTCGAGGACGGCCGGTTCGATGTGGTCACCAGCAGCCTGATGCTCCACCACCTGCCGACCGAGCTGCGGGTGCCGGCGCTGCGCGAGATGCGTCGAGTCCTGCGTCCGGGCGGCCGGGTGCTCATAGCCGAATTCCGTCCGCCACGCACCGGCCTCGGGCGCCGCGTGGTGGGCGCGATCACCGACCCGGCGATGCAGGAGGACCAGCGTCCGCTCCTGCCCGGCCTGTTCCGCGAGGCCGGATTCCCAGCCCCGCTCACCGGCGACCTGCGCCCTTGGGTCACCTATGCCATAGCGACCCGCGGCTGA
- a CDS encoding NAD-dependent epimerase/dehydratase family protein yields MRVLVTGAFGYLGSAVVDALMTEGHDVRALTSRRTEVLHPVSVASQSVASAAAFTRSPSAGASSAGSPSAGSAAAGSPFAGSAATGSPFVGSAFDGSAFDGSARGTVQVVHGDVRDPEAMRRAVSDVDGVCHLAALTRVREAAERLAEYKDVNERGTAILVAAAAAEAAHSGRPVRFVLASSGAVYGAPDVQPIPEDLDFTDTHEYGLTKRAAERAVLDAPLDGRFGAVALRVFNAAGASVDGRIGDADTILPKALAVASGSQAQLTVNGDGTAVRDFVHVHDVARAFVAALAYAQPDRRAVFNVGAVGASVLDIVAAVRSVSGRAVPVEHRPASGEVPKLLADTRRIRTELGWTPIYADLGAIVADAWAAISD; encoded by the coding sequence GTGCGAGTACTGGTCACCGGAGCTTTCGGGTATCTCGGCAGCGCGGTCGTCGATGCACTGATGACCGAAGGACACGATGTGCGTGCGCTGACGAGCAGGCGCACCGAAGTGCTTCATCCCGTGTCTGTCGCGTCCCAGTCCGTCGCGTCCGCGGCCGCGTTCACGAGGTCACCGTCCGCTGGAGCTTCGTCCGCAGGGTCCCCTTCCGCAGGGTCCGCGGCCGCTGGCTCTCCGTTCGCTGGGTCCGCGGCCACTGGCTCTCCGTTCGTCGGGTCTGCGTTCGACGGGTCTGCGTTCGACGGGTCTGCGCGCGGCACCGTGCAGGTGGTCCACGGGGATGTGCGCGATCCGGAGGCGATGCGTCGAGCTGTTAGCGACGTGGACGGCGTTTGCCACTTGGCAGCGCTCACGCGCGTGCGCGAGGCGGCTGAGCGTCTGGCCGAATACAAGGACGTCAACGAGCGGGGCACGGCGATCTTGGTTGCGGCGGCGGCCGCCGAAGCCGCGCACTCGGGACGTCCCGTCCGGTTCGTCCTGGCGTCGTCGGGGGCGGTCTACGGTGCACCTGACGTCCAGCCGATTCCGGAGGACCTCGACTTCACCGACACGCACGAGTACGGGCTGACCAAGCGCGCGGCGGAACGCGCGGTACTCGACGCCCCCTTGGACGGGCGCTTCGGAGCCGTCGCGCTGCGAGTGTTCAACGCGGCCGGGGCATCGGTCGACGGTCGGATCGGTGACGCGGACACGATCCTGCCGAAGGCCCTTGCCGTGGCTTCGGGGTCGCAGGCACAGTTGACGGTCAACGGCGACGGCACCGCCGTGCGCGACTTCGTGCACGTCCACGATGTCGCCCGGGCGTTCGTGGCCGCTCTGGCCTACGCGCAGCCGGACAGACGGGCGGTGTTCAACGTCGGCGCGGTCGGCGCGAGCGTGCTGGACATCGTCGCTGCCGTACGTAGCGTCAGCGGCCGAGCCGTGCCCGTCGAGCATCGGCCGGCGAGCGGTGAAGTGCCGAAGCTGCTCGCGGACACTCGGCGTATCAGAACCGAACTAGGCTGGACACCGATCTACGCCGACCTCGGCGCGATTGTCGCCGACGCATGGGCAGCGATCTCGGACTGA
- a CDS encoding pyridoxamine 5'-phosphate oxidase family protein — MKPSDIADVLKRPLSQELLARPLTRLAYVAKDGTPRAIPMGFTWNGTEIVMCTAKNAPKLKALRQNPTVALTIDTDAYPPKILLIRGQAELDVVAGIPDEFLATNGVSMMTPEQRTAWEAEVHSLYDGMVRIVVTPGWAKLIDFETTLPSAVEELIRQRDELGGHA; from the coding sequence GTGAAGCCGAGCGACATCGCCGACGTCTTGAAGCGTCCTCTCAGTCAGGAACTCCTCGCTCGTCCGCTGACGCGCCTGGCCTACGTCGCGAAGGACGGCACGCCCCGCGCCATCCCGATGGGGTTCACCTGGAACGGCACGGAGATTGTCATGTGCACGGCGAAAAACGCGCCGAAGCTCAAGGCTCTGCGCCAGAACCCGACAGTCGCCCTGACGATCGACACGGACGCGTATCCGCCGAAAATCCTGCTCATCCGCGGTCAGGCAGAGCTCGACGTCGTCGCGGGCATCCCGGATGAGTTCCTCGCGACGAACGGCGTTTCGATGATGACACCGGAGCAGCGCACAGCCTGGGAAGCCGAGGTTCACTCGCTCTATGACGGCATGGTGCGGATCGTGGTGACTCCGGGCTGGGCGAAGCTGATCGACTTCGAGACGACCTTGCCCAGCGCCGTGGAGGAGCTGATCCGGCAGAGGGACGAACTCGGCGGACACGCCTGA